In Siniperca chuatsi isolate FFG_IHB_CAS linkage group LG16, ASM2008510v1, whole genome shotgun sequence, the following proteins share a genomic window:
- the rmdn3 gene encoding regulator of microtubule dynamics protein 3 isoform X4, with translation MNEVEAQQQALAAVEAVVQGLSPEQQLELRNQLDQLLSCVGSLRSEVAELRGGLQDIALQIIQDVKKGVEDNQRVRRRRHVVHRERTDSTGSSSIYFTASQGMASTFEETSEGGYSTAYAESDYTDRDTDREEGEREPEQESEEEEDRSCATVLTLRQEDSQEEDVEEEEDGEEDEGRLQLVTEVPSGELALLLAQSDILHTGDASLKAEGFRLLLDNRAEYGDSREFLWRLARAYSDMYKSTEDKQEKKTYAQQGREEAESALKKNGLNAECHKWFAVLMGLTSQHESMHSKLKSSHILKEHLDRAVALRDDDPVCFYLLGRWCYEVAFLDWLEKKAAAALYQSPPTSTLHDALENFLKAEELSPGFSKTVRLYIAKCHKDLGNISEATNWTELALKMPTSTNDDEETSTLEAQLRVLTDRKI, from the exons ATGAATG aGGTGGAGGCCCAGCAGCAGGCTCtggcagcagtggaggcagtggTGCAGGGCCTGTCCCCCGAGCAGCAGCTAGAGCTCAGGAACCAGCTGGACCAGTTGCTGAGCTGCGTGGGCTCGCTGCGCTCGGAGGTGGCTGAGCTGAGGGGCGGCCTGCAGGACATCGCCTTGCAGATCATCCAGGATGTCAA AAAGGGAGTGGAGGACAATCAGCGGGTACGCCGGCGGCGCCATGTCGTCCACAGGGAGCGCACTGACTCCACCGGCTCTAGCTCCATCTACTTCACTGCCAGCCAGGGCATGGCCAGCACGTTTGAAGAGACCAGCGAAGGCGG GTACTCGACGGCCTACGCCGAGTCAGACTACACAGATCGGGACACAGACCGAGAGGAGGGGGAGCGGGAGCCTGAACAGGagtctgaggaagaggaggacaggagcTGTGCCACTGTCCTCACCCTCCGCCAGGAAGACTCCCAGGAAGAAGacgtggaggaggaggaggatggggagGAAGATGAGGGGAGGCTGCAGCTGGTGACTGAAGTTCCCAGTGGGGAGCTGGCTCTCCTCCTGGCTCAGAGTGACATCCTCCACACAGGAGACGCGAGTTTAAAGGCAGAAGGCTTTCGCCTGCTGCTGGACAACAGAGCAGAG TATGGAGACAGCAGGGAGTTTCTATGGCGACTGGCTCGGGCCTACAGTGACATGTACAAGTCCACTGAGGACAAACAAGAGAAGAAGACCTATGCACAACAAG GtcgagaggaggcagagtcggcCCTGAAGAAGAACGGCCTGAACGCTGAGTGTCACAAATG GTTTGCTGTGCTGATGGGACTGACCTCCCAGCATGAGAGCATGCATAGCAAACTGAAGAGCAGCCACATATTAAAG GAGCATCTGGACCGTGCAGTCGCCCTCAGAGACGACGACCCCGTGTGCTTCTACCTGCTCGGCAGATGGTGCTACGAG gtaGCCTTTCTGGACTGGTTGGAGAAGAAGGCAGCTGCTGCCCTCTACCAGAGCCCCCCCACCTCCACACTGCACGACGCCCTCGAGAACTTCCTCAAG GCAGAGGAACTCAGCCCAGGTTTCTCCAAGACCGTGAGACTTTACATCGCAAAG TGTCACAAGGATCTGGGAAACATCTCTGAGGCCACAAACTGGACTGAGCTGGCTCTGAAGATGCCCACCAGCACTAATGAT GATGAAGAAACGTCGACACTGGAGGCTCAGCTTCGTGTCTTAACGGACAGAAAAATCTGA
- the rmdn3 gene encoding regulator of microtubule dynamics protein 3 isoform X3 has protein sequence MNTPLGRNGLIGLAVGATAGLGLIAFLIYREISRRKPQRVVLEAQPAPRLFDGADGAALLRETLDAQEVEAQQQALAAVEAVVQGLSPEQQLELRNQLDQLLSCVGSLRSEVAELRGGLQDIALQIIQDVKYSTAYAESDYTDRDTDREEGEREPEQESEEEEDRSCATVLTLRQEDSQEEDVEEEEDGEEDEGRLQLVTEVPSGELALLLAQSDILHTGDASLKAEGFRLLLDNRAEYGDSREFLWRLARAYSDMYKSTEDKQEKKTYAQQGREEAESALKKNGLNAECHKWFAVLMGLTSQHESMHSKLKSSHILKEHLDRAVALRDDDPVCFYLLGRWCYEVAFLDWLEKKAAAALYQSPPTSTLHDALENFLKAEELSPGFSKTVRLYIAKCHKDLGNISEATNWTELALKMPTSTNDDEETSTLEAQLRVLTDRKI, from the exons ATGAACACGCCGCTCGGAAGGAATGGGTTAATCGGGCTTGCTGTCGGAGCTACAGCCGGCTTGGGCTTGATTGCCTTCCTAATTTACAGAGAGATCAGTAGGAGAAAACCCCAGagagtggtgctggaggcccaGCCGGCCCCCCGGCTGTTTGATGGGGCGGATGGAGCAGCGCTGCTGCGGGAGACGCTGGATGCACAGG aGGTGGAGGCCCAGCAGCAGGCTCtggcagcagtggaggcagtggTGCAGGGCCTGTCCCCCGAGCAGCAGCTAGAGCTCAGGAACCAGCTGGACCAGTTGCTGAGCTGCGTGGGCTCGCTGCGCTCGGAGGTGGCTGAGCTGAGGGGCGGCCTGCAGGACATCGCCTTGCAGATCATCCAGGATGTCAA GTACTCGACGGCCTACGCCGAGTCAGACTACACAGATCGGGACACAGACCGAGAGGAGGGGGAGCGGGAGCCTGAACAGGagtctgaggaagaggaggacaggagcTGTGCCACTGTCCTCACCCTCCGCCAGGAAGACTCCCAGGAAGAAGacgtggaggaggaggaggatggggagGAAGATGAGGGGAGGCTGCAGCTGGTGACTGAAGTTCCCAGTGGGGAGCTGGCTCTCCTCCTGGCTCAGAGTGACATCCTCCACACAGGAGACGCGAGTTTAAAGGCAGAAGGCTTTCGCCTGCTGCTGGACAACAGAGCAGAG TATGGAGACAGCAGGGAGTTTCTATGGCGACTGGCTCGGGCCTACAGTGACATGTACAAGTCCACTGAGGACAAACAAGAGAAGAAGACCTATGCACAACAAG GtcgagaggaggcagagtcggcCCTGAAGAAGAACGGCCTGAACGCTGAGTGTCACAAATG GTTTGCTGTGCTGATGGGACTGACCTCCCAGCATGAGAGCATGCATAGCAAACTGAAGAGCAGCCACATATTAAAG GAGCATCTGGACCGTGCAGTCGCCCTCAGAGACGACGACCCCGTGTGCTTCTACCTGCTCGGCAGATGGTGCTACGAG gtaGCCTTTCTGGACTGGTTGGAGAAGAAGGCAGCTGCTGCCCTCTACCAGAGCCCCCCCACCTCCACACTGCACGACGCCCTCGAGAACTTCCTCAAG GCAGAGGAACTCAGCCCAGGTTTCTCCAAGACCGTGAGACTTTACATCGCAAAG TGTCACAAGGATCTGGGAAACATCTCTGAGGCCACAAACTGGACTGAGCTGGCTCTGAAGATGCCCACCAGCACTAATGAT GATGAAGAAACGTCGACACTGGAGGCTCAGCTTCGTGTCTTAACGGACAGAAAAATCTGA
- the rmdn3 gene encoding regulator of microtubule dynamics protein 3 isoform X2: protein MNTPLGRNGLIGLAVGATAGLGLIAFLIYREISRRKPQRVVLEAQPAPRLFDGADGAALLRETLDAQEVEAQQQALAAVEAVVQGLSPEQQLELRNQLDQLLSCVGSLRSEVAELRGGLQDIALQIIQDVKKGVEDNQRVRRRRHVVHRERTDSTGSSSIYFTASQGMASTFEETSEGGYSTAYAESDYTDRDTDREEGEREPEQESEEEEDRSCATVLTLRQEDSQEEDVEEEEDGEEDEGRLQLVTEVPSGELALLLAQSDILHTGDASLKAEGFRLLLDNRAEYGDSREFLWRLARAYSDMYKSTEDKQEKKTYAQQGREEAESALKKNGLNAECHKWFAVLMGLTSQHESMHSKLKSSHILKEHLDRAVALRDDDPVCFYLLGRWCYEVAFLDWLEKKAAAALYQSPPTSTLHDALENFLKCHKDLGNISEATNWTELALKMPTSTNDDEETSTLEAQLRVLTDRKI from the exons ATGAACACGCCGCTCGGAAGGAATGGGTTAATCGGGCTTGCTGTCGGAGCTACAGCCGGCTTGGGCTTGATTGCCTTCCTAATTTACAGAGAGATCAGTAGGAGAAAACCCCAGagagtggtgctggaggcccaGCCGGCCCCCCGGCTGTTTGATGGGGCGGATGGAGCAGCGCTGCTGCGGGAGACGCTGGATGCACAGG aGGTGGAGGCCCAGCAGCAGGCTCtggcagcagtggaggcagtggTGCAGGGCCTGTCCCCCGAGCAGCAGCTAGAGCTCAGGAACCAGCTGGACCAGTTGCTGAGCTGCGTGGGCTCGCTGCGCTCGGAGGTGGCTGAGCTGAGGGGCGGCCTGCAGGACATCGCCTTGCAGATCATCCAGGATGTCAA AAAGGGAGTGGAGGACAATCAGCGGGTACGCCGGCGGCGCCATGTCGTCCACAGGGAGCGCACTGACTCCACCGGCTCTAGCTCCATCTACTTCACTGCCAGCCAGGGCATGGCCAGCACGTTTGAAGAGACCAGCGAAGGCGG GTACTCGACGGCCTACGCCGAGTCAGACTACACAGATCGGGACACAGACCGAGAGGAGGGGGAGCGGGAGCCTGAACAGGagtctgaggaagaggaggacaggagcTGTGCCACTGTCCTCACCCTCCGCCAGGAAGACTCCCAGGAAGAAGacgtggaggaggaggaggatggggagGAAGATGAGGGGAGGCTGCAGCTGGTGACTGAAGTTCCCAGTGGGGAGCTGGCTCTCCTCCTGGCTCAGAGTGACATCCTCCACACAGGAGACGCGAGTTTAAAGGCAGAAGGCTTTCGCCTGCTGCTGGACAACAGAGCAGAG TATGGAGACAGCAGGGAGTTTCTATGGCGACTGGCTCGGGCCTACAGTGACATGTACAAGTCCACTGAGGACAAACAAGAGAAGAAGACCTATGCACAACAAG GtcgagaggaggcagagtcggcCCTGAAGAAGAACGGCCTGAACGCTGAGTGTCACAAATG GTTTGCTGTGCTGATGGGACTGACCTCCCAGCATGAGAGCATGCATAGCAAACTGAAGAGCAGCCACATATTAAAG GAGCATCTGGACCGTGCAGTCGCCCTCAGAGACGACGACCCCGTGTGCTTCTACCTGCTCGGCAGATGGTGCTACGAG gtaGCCTTTCTGGACTGGTTGGAGAAGAAGGCAGCTGCTGCCCTCTACCAGAGCCCCCCCACCTCCACACTGCACGACGCCCTCGAGAACTTCCTCAAG TGTCACAAGGATCTGGGAAACATCTCTGAGGCCACAAACTGGACTGAGCTGGCTCTGAAGATGCCCACCAGCACTAATGAT GATGAAGAAACGTCGACACTGGAGGCTCAGCTTCGTGTCTTAACGGACAGAAAAATCTGA
- the rmdn3 gene encoding regulator of microtubule dynamics protein 3 isoform X1 has protein sequence MNTPLGRNGLIGLAVGATAGLGLIAFLIYREISRRKPQRVVLEAQPAPRLFDGADGAALLRETLDAQEVEAQQQALAAVEAVVQGLSPEQQLELRNQLDQLLSCVGSLRSEVAELRGGLQDIALQIIQDVKKGVEDNQRVRRRRHVVHRERTDSTGSSSIYFTASQGMASTFEETSEGGYSTAYAESDYTDRDTDREEGEREPEQESEEEEDRSCATVLTLRQEDSQEEDVEEEEDGEEDEGRLQLVTEVPSGELALLLAQSDILHTGDASLKAEGFRLLLDNRAEYGDSREFLWRLARAYSDMYKSTEDKQEKKTYAQQGREEAESALKKNGLNAECHKWFAVLMGLTSQHESMHSKLKSSHILKEHLDRAVALRDDDPVCFYLLGRWCYEVAFLDWLEKKAAAALYQSPPTSTLHDALENFLKAEELSPGFSKTVRLYIAKCHKDLGNISEATNWTELALKMPTSTNDDEETSTLEAQLRVLTDRKI, from the exons ATGAACACGCCGCTCGGAAGGAATGGGTTAATCGGGCTTGCTGTCGGAGCTACAGCCGGCTTGGGCTTGATTGCCTTCCTAATTTACAGAGAGATCAGTAGGAGAAAACCCCAGagagtggtgctggaggcccaGCCGGCCCCCCGGCTGTTTGATGGGGCGGATGGAGCAGCGCTGCTGCGGGAGACGCTGGATGCACAGG aGGTGGAGGCCCAGCAGCAGGCTCtggcagcagtggaggcagtggTGCAGGGCCTGTCCCCCGAGCAGCAGCTAGAGCTCAGGAACCAGCTGGACCAGTTGCTGAGCTGCGTGGGCTCGCTGCGCTCGGAGGTGGCTGAGCTGAGGGGCGGCCTGCAGGACATCGCCTTGCAGATCATCCAGGATGTCAA AAAGGGAGTGGAGGACAATCAGCGGGTACGCCGGCGGCGCCATGTCGTCCACAGGGAGCGCACTGACTCCACCGGCTCTAGCTCCATCTACTTCACTGCCAGCCAGGGCATGGCCAGCACGTTTGAAGAGACCAGCGAAGGCGG GTACTCGACGGCCTACGCCGAGTCAGACTACACAGATCGGGACACAGACCGAGAGGAGGGGGAGCGGGAGCCTGAACAGGagtctgaggaagaggaggacaggagcTGTGCCACTGTCCTCACCCTCCGCCAGGAAGACTCCCAGGAAGAAGacgtggaggaggaggaggatggggagGAAGATGAGGGGAGGCTGCAGCTGGTGACTGAAGTTCCCAGTGGGGAGCTGGCTCTCCTCCTGGCTCAGAGTGACATCCTCCACACAGGAGACGCGAGTTTAAAGGCAGAAGGCTTTCGCCTGCTGCTGGACAACAGAGCAGAG TATGGAGACAGCAGGGAGTTTCTATGGCGACTGGCTCGGGCCTACAGTGACATGTACAAGTCCACTGAGGACAAACAAGAGAAGAAGACCTATGCACAACAAG GtcgagaggaggcagagtcggcCCTGAAGAAGAACGGCCTGAACGCTGAGTGTCACAAATG GTTTGCTGTGCTGATGGGACTGACCTCCCAGCATGAGAGCATGCATAGCAAACTGAAGAGCAGCCACATATTAAAG GAGCATCTGGACCGTGCAGTCGCCCTCAGAGACGACGACCCCGTGTGCTTCTACCTGCTCGGCAGATGGTGCTACGAG gtaGCCTTTCTGGACTGGTTGGAGAAGAAGGCAGCTGCTGCCCTCTACCAGAGCCCCCCCACCTCCACACTGCACGACGCCCTCGAGAACTTCCTCAAG GCAGAGGAACTCAGCCCAGGTTTCTCCAAGACCGTGAGACTTTACATCGCAAAG TGTCACAAGGATCTGGGAAACATCTCTGAGGCCACAAACTGGACTGAGCTGGCTCTGAAGATGCCCACCAGCACTAATGAT GATGAAGAAACGTCGACACTGGAGGCTCAGCTTCGTGTCTTAACGGACAGAAAAATCTGA
- the rad51 gene encoding DNA repair protein RAD51 homolog 1 isoform X1 — MAMRSEARAEAEVEAEEEDAYGPQPLCRLEQCGISASDIKKLEDAGFHTIEAVAYAPKKELLNIKGISEAKADKVLAEAAKLVPMGFTTATEFHQRRAEIIQISTGSKELDKLLQGGIETGSITEMFGEFRTGKTQLCHTLAVTCQLPIDQGGGEGKAMYIDTEGTFRPERLLAVAERYGLVGSDVLDNVAYARAFNTDHQTQLLYQASAMMAESRYALLIVDSATALYRTDYSGRGELAARQGHLGRFLRMLLRLADEFGVAVVITNQVVAQVDGAAMFSADPKKPIGGNILAHASTTRLYLRKGRGETRICKIYDSPCLPEAEAMFAINADGVGDAKD; from the exons ATGGCTATGAGGAGCGAGGCCAGGGCGGAGGCGGAggtggaggcggaggaggaagACGCCTACGGGCCGCAGCCTCTGTGCAGACTGGAG CAATGTGGAATCAGTGCCAGTGACATCAAGAAGCTGGAGGACGCGGGTTTCCACACCATCGAGGCAGTGGCCTACGCACCCAAGAAGGAGCTGCTCAACATCAAGGGCATCAGTGAGGCCAAAGCTGACAAAGTTCTA GCTGAAGCTGCCAAACTTGTGCCGATGGGTTTCACCACAGCTACTGAGTTCCaccagaggagagcagagatcATCCAGATCTCTACAGGCTCCAAGGAGCTCGACAAACTCCTGCAGG GAGGGATTGAGACGGGCTCCATCACAGAGATGTTTGGAGAGTTTCGGACAGGGAAGACCCAGCTGTGCCACACACTCGCTGTCACCTGTCAG CTGCCCATTGATCAGGGGGGTGGAGAAGGTAAAGCCATGTACATCGACACAGAGGGAACCTTCAGACCAGAGAGACTCCTCGCTGTAGCTGAGAG GTATGGGCTGGTAGGCAGTGATGTTCTGGACAACGTGGCCTACGCCCGAGCCTTCAACACAGACCATCAGACCCAGCTGCTATACCAAGCCTCCGCCATGATGGCTGAGTCCAG GTATGCTCTGCTGATAGTGGACAGCGCCACAGCTCTGTACAGAACAGACTACTCCGGCAGAGGTGAGCTGGCGGCCAGACAGGGCCACCTGGGACGCTTCCTCCGCATGCTGCTGAGGCTGGCAGACGAG TTTGGTGTTGCCGTGGTGATAACCAACCAGGTGGTAGCACAGGTGGATGGGGCAGCCATGTTTTCTGCAGATCCCAAGAAACCCATTGGAGGCAACATTCTGGCTCACGCCTCCACCACACG ACTGTACCtgaggaaaggcaggggagagaccAGGATCTGTAAAATCTACGACTCGCCCTGCCTGCCAGAGGCCGAAGCCATGTTTGCCATTAACGCCGATGGAGTGGGTGACGCCAAGGACTGA
- the rad51 gene encoding DNA repair protein RAD51 homolog 1 isoform X2 produces MAMRSEARAEAEVEAEEEDAYGPQPLCRLEQCGISASDIKKLEDAGFHTIEAVAYAPKKELLNIKGISEAKADKVLAEAAKLVPMGFTTATEFHQRRAEIIQISTGSKELDKLLQGGIETGSITEMFGEFRTGKTQLCHTLAVTCQLPIDQGGGEGKAMYIDTEGTFRPERLLAVAERYALLIVDSATALYRTDYSGRGELAARQGHLGRFLRMLLRLADEFGVAVVITNQVVAQVDGAAMFSADPKKPIGGNILAHASTTRLYLRKGRGETRICKIYDSPCLPEAEAMFAINADGVGDAKD; encoded by the exons ATGGCTATGAGGAGCGAGGCCAGGGCGGAGGCGGAggtggaggcggaggaggaagACGCCTACGGGCCGCAGCCTCTGTGCAGACTGGAG CAATGTGGAATCAGTGCCAGTGACATCAAGAAGCTGGAGGACGCGGGTTTCCACACCATCGAGGCAGTGGCCTACGCACCCAAGAAGGAGCTGCTCAACATCAAGGGCATCAGTGAGGCCAAAGCTGACAAAGTTCTA GCTGAAGCTGCCAAACTTGTGCCGATGGGTTTCACCACAGCTACTGAGTTCCaccagaggagagcagagatcATCCAGATCTCTACAGGCTCCAAGGAGCTCGACAAACTCCTGCAGG GAGGGATTGAGACGGGCTCCATCACAGAGATGTTTGGAGAGTTTCGGACAGGGAAGACCCAGCTGTGCCACACACTCGCTGTCACCTGTCAG CTGCCCATTGATCAGGGGGGTGGAGAAGGTAAAGCCATGTACATCGACACAGAGGGAACCTTCAGACCAGAGAGACTCCTCGCTGTAGCTGAGAG GTATGCTCTGCTGATAGTGGACAGCGCCACAGCTCTGTACAGAACAGACTACTCCGGCAGAGGTGAGCTGGCGGCCAGACAGGGCCACCTGGGACGCTTCCTCCGCATGCTGCTGAGGCTGGCAGACGAG TTTGGTGTTGCCGTGGTGATAACCAACCAGGTGGTAGCACAGGTGGATGGGGCAGCCATGTTTTCTGCAGATCCCAAGAAACCCATTGGAGGCAACATTCTGGCTCACGCCTCCACCACACG ACTGTACCtgaggaaaggcaggggagagaccAGGATCTGTAAAATCTACGACTCGCCCTGCCTGCCAGAGGCCGAAGCCATGTTTGCCATTAACGCCGATGGAGTGGGTGACGCCAAGGACTGA